In one Leptospira mayottensis 200901116 genomic region, the following are encoded:
- a CDS encoding ClpXP protease specificity-enhancing factor SspB, whose protein sequence is MDNQYLKEEILTLRKFKRSLFELYWGGFGTFYLHALPHPQLVIGKRGLVGSEKEVGIILVFGPKGGVRNLDVGEEWIYAELQFGYTWEEVFVPWDCIFRYFDKAQTTLMNMKVFASEQTQEASQGLSSGEKTTSAKKKEDDVKGDQSNVIQVDFGSKSKQ, encoded by the coding sequence ATGGATAATCAATATCTGAAAGAAGAGATTTTGACTCTCAGAAAATTCAAACGTTCTTTGTTCGAACTTTATTGGGGAGGATTCGGAACCTTCTACCTACACGCCCTTCCCCATCCTCAATTGGTTATCGGCAAACGAGGGTTAGTCGGAAGCGAAAAGGAAGTCGGAATTATTCTCGTATTCGGACCCAAAGGTGGAGTCCGTAATTTAGACGTAGGAGAAGAATGGATCTACGCCGAACTTCAGTTCGGTTATACTTGGGAAGAAGTTTTTGTTCCTTGGGATTGTATATTCCGTTACTTCGATAAAGCTCAGACAACTTTGATGAATATGAAAGTGTTTGCGTCGGAACAAACACAAGAAGCCTCTCAGGGACTTTCATCCGGAGAAAAAACAACTTCGGCGAAAAAAAAAGAAGATGATGTGAAAGGCGATCAGTCCAACGTGATTCAAGTGGATTTCGGGAGTAAATCAAAACAATGA
- a CDS encoding membrane protein, whose protein sequence is MSQNRFKWFVPGDLDGFFGLMIDNLIQILVLSFLLTTLCGVPSEFVYKVILPGTAISLLLGNLFYSWQAHRLARKENRPDVTALPYGINTVSLFAFTFFIMLPVYKKTGDYKMAWQVGLVASFLSGLIEMFGSFVAEKIRKVTPRAALLSSLAGIAITFISMDFLVRTFQNPLIAFLPFGVILLQYFARVVFPFRIPGGLVSVVLGTVLVWSAGVWGNPIMDADLLKGSTNHIGFYFPTLCAHDLFTAFRFADIREYLAVLIPMGIFNVIGSLQNIESAEASGDSFNTRDSLLANGVGTVVGSFFGSPFPTTIYIGHPGWKALGARAGYSTLNGVFMTIVALFGLLAFIQALIPVEAGMAIVLWIGIVIGSQAFGATPSRHAPAVIIGILPALAGWGVLLVQSTFNYADRLNMEILENAGVKGTTHLWMSDVPLSLPFLPYPLGGLLSLSQGFLISSMIWASIAVFVIDRDFKKALIVCLVAAVLASTGFIHGFSIRGNDIISQFEPSMNPFVTSYMFLGILFLLASFFRKETRKV, encoded by the coding sequence ATGAGCCAAAATAGATTCAAATGGTTTGTGCCGGGGGATTTGGATGGATTTTTCGGTCTGATGATCGACAATCTGATTCAGATTCTCGTTCTTTCTTTTTTGTTGACTACGCTTTGTGGTGTTCCGAGCGAATTTGTATATAAAGTGATTCTTCCGGGAACGGCGATTTCTCTTCTACTTGGAAATCTGTTTTATTCTTGGCAGGCGCATCGTCTCGCCCGGAAAGAAAACAGGCCCGACGTCACTGCTCTTCCGTATGGAATCAATACGGTTTCCTTATTTGCATTTACGTTCTTTATTATGCTTCCCGTATATAAGAAAACCGGCGATTACAAAATGGCTTGGCAGGTGGGACTCGTGGCGAGTTTTCTTTCGGGTTTGATTGAAATGTTCGGTTCCTTTGTGGCGGAAAAAATTCGGAAAGTGACTCCAAGGGCTGCACTTCTTTCCTCACTTGCGGGGATTGCGATTACGTTCATTTCCATGGACTTTTTAGTCCGCACCTTTCAAAATCCTCTGATTGCGTTTCTTCCTTTCGGAGTGATTTTATTGCAGTATTTCGCAAGAGTTGTGTTCCCATTCCGTATTCCGGGCGGACTTGTATCCGTTGTTTTAGGAACTGTGCTTGTTTGGTCTGCGGGAGTTTGGGGAAATCCGATTATGGACGCGGACTTACTTAAGGGCTCCACGAATCACATCGGATTTTACTTTCCCACCTTGTGCGCACATGATTTGTTTACCGCGTTTCGATTTGCGGATATTAGAGAATACCTTGCGGTTCTAATTCCGATGGGAATTTTTAACGTAATTGGCTCCTTACAAAATATAGAATCCGCGGAAGCTTCTGGGGATTCTTTCAACACGAGAGATTCTCTTCTTGCAAACGGAGTTGGAACCGTAGTCGGGTCTTTTTTCGGATCTCCATTTCCAACCACGATTTATATCGGCCATCCGGGTTGGAAGGCTTTGGGTGCCAGGGCTGGTTACTCTACTCTCAATGGAGTTTTCATGACGATCGTTGCTTTGTTCGGACTTCTCGCTTTTATTCAAGCATTGATTCCCGTGGAAGCGGGAATGGCGATTGTACTTTGGATCGGAATTGTGATTGGTTCTCAGGCGTTTGGAGCGACTCCGAGTAGGCACGCTCCTGCTGTTATCATCGGGATTTTACCGGCACTTGCAGGTTGGGGAGTTTTACTGGTACAGTCTACGTTTAATTATGCGGATCGATTGAACATGGAAATTCTGGAAAATGCAGGAGTGAAAGGGACCACACATCTATGGATGTCCGATGTCCCTCTTTCCCTTCCGTTTTTACCTTATCCTCTGGGAGGGCTCTTGAGTTTATCTCAAGGTTTTTTGATTTCTTCTATGATCTGGGCTTCGATTGCGGTTTTTGTCATTGATCGGGATTTTAAAAAGGCTTTGATTGTTTGTTTGGTTGCGGCTGTTCTTGCATCCACCGGATTCATACACGGTTTTTCGATTCGAGGGAACGATATTATCAGTCAGTTCGAACCTAGTATGAATCCTTTCGTAACCAGCTATATGTTCCTCGGAATTTTATTTTTACTAGCTTCTTTTTTTCGAAAGGAAACGCGCAAAGTATGA
- a CDS encoding polysaccharide biosynthesis protein — MLGQWNRRMWIFPLDLLFMGISYFLAHWIRFESFIFLTSPERFFTSLIIVITVRACVFILSDIYRSIWVYASIHDLVEIIKVTLLSSLISTTALLFYNRFEQLSRMVPVLDTLLLLSFLCIRSFSWRVFRDQYILKKSKEEGLPTLILGAGKIGATLLSEIRRHNELKLNPIGFLDDNVQKIGAHIQGVPILAKIDQAEQMINRFGVKQVIIAITNPDGKLISRLIRSFENTDVKFKILPSLGSLFFDSPKLNQLREVQVEDLLGRPVVDLEVESIRSYLKGKSILITGAGGSIGSELCRQVAVFEPSRILLLDAAETPLYEIEYELGKKLQGQNIELVPIIADIKNLSRVSSIFEKHSPEVVFHSAAYKHVPMMEINPTEAVMNNVLGTKNVADISRLSGVERFVLISTDKAVNPVNIMGASKRAAELYLQHVSRETKTKFITVRFGNVLGSNGSVIPRFREQIANGGPVTVTHPDVIRYFMTIPEATQLVLQAGSMGECGEIFILEMGEPVKILNLAEEMIRLCGLRPHVDIPIQFTGLRPGEKLFEELLLDLEGIKKTHHPKIKIAAPLENQEVSTFVARFNELLTAGRINKDIFLAFKALVPEYKIHGDYLNEAVTGVPDQNLKNG, encoded by the coding sequence ATGCTCGGTCAGTGGAATCGAAGAATGTGGATCTTTCCTTTAGATTTGTTGTTCATGGGAATTTCCTATTTTTTGGCGCATTGGATTCGTTTTGAGTCTTTTATTTTTCTGACGTCGCCAGAAAGATTTTTTACTTCTTTGATCATTGTCATTACCGTAAGGGCCTGTGTTTTTATACTCTCCGATATTTACAGATCGATTTGGGTTTACGCTTCGATACACGATCTTGTAGAAATCATCAAGGTCACACTTCTCTCCTCTCTGATTTCAACCACGGCCCTCTTATTTTACAATCGTTTCGAACAACTTTCCAGAATGGTTCCCGTTTTGGATACGCTTCTTCTACTCAGTTTTCTTTGTATTCGTAGTTTTTCCTGGAGAGTATTTCGGGATCAGTACATTCTCAAAAAATCTAAGGAAGAGGGCCTTCCGACTTTGATTCTGGGAGCCGGAAAGATCGGCGCGACTCTACTTTCGGAAATTCGAAGACACAATGAACTCAAGCTCAATCCGATCGGATTTTTGGATGATAACGTCCAGAAGATCGGAGCGCATATCCAAGGGGTGCCGATTCTAGCGAAAATCGACCAAGCGGAACAGATGATCAATCGTTTCGGAGTAAAACAAGTCATCATCGCAATTACCAATCCCGACGGAAAACTCATCAGTCGATTGATTCGTTCTTTTGAGAATACGGATGTGAAGTTTAAAATTCTTCCTTCTTTGGGCTCTTTGTTTTTTGATTCTCCCAAATTAAATCAACTCAGAGAGGTGCAGGTGGAAGACCTTTTAGGTCGACCGGTCGTGGATCTTGAAGTCGAGTCCATTCGTTCCTATCTAAAAGGGAAATCGATTTTGATTACTGGAGCGGGAGGTTCGATCGGAAGCGAGCTTTGTCGGCAGGTTGCCGTTTTTGAACCGTCTCGAATTCTTCTTTTGGATGCGGCGGAAACTCCGTTGTATGAAATTGAATACGAGCTTGGAAAGAAATTACAAGGACAAAATATAGAACTCGTTCCGATCATCGCGGATATCAAAAATCTTTCCAGAGTCAGTTCTATTTTTGAAAAACATTCTCCCGAAGTTGTATTTCACTCGGCCGCTTACAAACACGTTCCGATGATGGAAATCAATCCGACCGAAGCAGTGATGAATAATGTGTTGGGTACAAAAAACGTCGCTGATATTTCCAGACTTTCGGGCGTGGAGCGCTTTGTTTTAATCTCCACGGATAAGGCGGTCAATCCAGTGAACATCATGGGTGCTTCCAAACGTGCGGCGGAATTGTATTTACAACATGTCTCCCGAGAAACAAAAACCAAGTTTATTACGGTTCGATTCGGAAACGTTCTCGGTTCCAACGGATCTGTGATTCCAAGGTTCAGGGAGCAAATTGCAAACGGTGGTCCGGTTACCGTTACACATCCCGACGTGATCCGTTATTTTATGACAATTCCAGAAGCGACTCAGCTAGTTCTCCAAGCTGGAAGTATGGGAGAATGCGGAGAGATCTTTATCCTTGAGATGGGAGAACCAGTAAAAATTCTCAACTTAGCGGAAGAAATGATTCGTCTCTGTGGTCTCAGACCTCATGTAGATATACCGATTCAGTTCACCGGACTCAGACCGGGGGAAAAATTATTCGAAGAGCTTCTTTTGGATTTGGAAGGAATTAAAAAAACCCATCATCCTAAAATCAAAATCGCCGCGCCCTTGGAAAATCAGGAAGTGAGTACGTTTGTTGCAAGATTCAACGAACTTTTGACTGCAGGAAGGATTAACAAGGATATCTTTCTCGCTTTTAAAGCTTTGGTTCCGGAATACAAGATCCACGGGGATTATTTGAACGAAGCCGTCACGGGAGTTCCCGATCAAAATTTGAAGAATGGATAA